One region of uncultured Methanolobus sp. genomic DNA includes:
- a CDS encoding methanogenesis marker 5 protein, producing the protein MAKVIIYPTNSLILSDLVQRFGHTPIAMMEKIKEKVTTVGVDSPPMNITAEEPKHGLKYAAVEVPAGVRGRMAIVGPMIDEAEAGIIVGESPMAFGCMGCARTNELTKYLIRSREMPLLELDFPESDDEGQEFVYKIAEFLKTLDEVKEESEEATE; encoded by the coding sequence ATGGCTAAAGTTATCATATACCCTACAAATAGTCTGATCCTTTCTGACCTGGTGCAGAGGTTCGGCCACACACCCATAGCAATGATGGAAAAGATAAAGGAAAAGGTCACGACCGTTGGTGTTGACTCTCCCCCCATGAACATTACGGCAGAGGAACCAAAGCACGGTCTTAAGTATGCGGCTGTTGAAGTTCCTGCAGGTGTAAGAGGAAGAATGGCCATCGTAGGTCCGATGATTGATGAGGCAGAAGCCGGTATCATTGTGGGTGAATCTCCAATGGCTTTTGGTTGCATGGGATGTGCCCGTACTAACGAACTTACCAAGTATCTTATCAGAAGCCGGGAAATGCCGCTTCTTGAACTGGATTTCCCGGAATCAGATGATGAAGGCCAGGAATTCGTTTACAAGATCGCGGAGTTCCTGAAAACACTTGATGAAGTCAAAGAAGAATCAGAGGAGGCAACAGAATGA